In a single window of the Carassius gibelio isolate Cgi1373 ecotype wild population from Czech Republic chromosome A12, carGib1.2-hapl.c, whole genome shotgun sequence genome:
- the LOC128025330 gene encoding urotensin-2 receptor-like, giving the protein MLNFCLLGATPSEESNQEMTTVSMEPIVAMVEKVSNVTELPVEASTKDMAATFTIGTILSLMCLVGVSGNIYTLVVMCHSMRSAASMYIYIINLALADLLYLLTIPFVVCTHFLKGWYFGDAGCRILISMDFLTMHASIFTLTVMSTERYFAVLKPLDTVKRSKSYRKAIALLVWTASLILTLPMIISVQLMTESSKPMCQPTLSPLSYKIYISFLFGTSIVAPGVIIGYLYTRLARTYWISQTETFKQTKKLPNQKVLYLIFTIVLLFWACFLPFWIWQLLGQFKPELDLSTKAKRNINYLTTCLTYSNSCINPFLYTLLTKNYKEYLRKRQRTWTAGSYLNRRSRFQRSPRRSLSSSSQHCTDSFVLAQTSSINNSSL; this is encoded by the exons ATGCTAAACTTCTGTCTGCTTGGAGCTACGCCATCTGAGGAATCCAATCAAG AGATGACCACTGTGTCAATGGAGCCCATAGTGGCGATGGTGGAGAAGGTTTCCAACGTCACTGAGCTTCCAGTAGAAGCTTCTACTAAAGACATGGCTGCCACCTTCACCATTGGCACCATCCTGTCCCTAATGTGTCTGGTGGGTGTGTCTGGAAATATCTACACGCTCGTGGTCATGTGCCACTCCATGCGCTCGGCAGCCTCTATGTACATCTACATCATCAACCTGGCACTAGCTGATCTGCTTTACTTACTCACGATTCCATTTGTGGTGTGCACGCATTTCCTGAAGGGCTGGTATTTTGGAGATGCCGGATGTCGGATCCTCATCAGCATGGACTTCCTTACAATGCATGCAAGCATTTTCACCCTTACTGTCATGAGCACAGAACGTTATTTTGCTGTCCTCAAACCTCTGGATACAGTCAAACGCTCGAAGAGTTACAGAAAAGCAATCGCTCTCTTGGTGTGGACGGCCTCACTGATTCTCACCTTACCCATGATTATCAGCGTCCAGCTGATGACGGAAAGCTCCAAGCCAATGTGTCAACCCACTCTGAGCCCTCTCTCATATAAAATCTACATCTCCTTTCTCTTTGGCACCAGTATTGTAGCTCCAGGGGTGATAATCGGGTACCTATACACACGCCTGGCACGAACCTACTGGATTTCCCAAACTGAGACTTTCAAGCAGACCAAGAAGCTCCCAAACCAGAAGGTCTTGTATCTTATCTTCACTATTGTGCTTCTGTTCTGGGCCTGCTTTCTGCCTTTCTGGATCTGGCAGCTTCTAGGTCAGTTTAAGCCCGAGCTGGATCTCTCCACCAAGGCCAAGCGAAACATTAACTATCTGACCACCTGTCTGACCTACAGTAACAGCTGCATCAATCCATTCCTCTACACCCTGCTGACCAAGAACTACAAGGAGTACCTCCGTAAAAGACAGAGGACGTGGACAGCTGGCAGCTACCTCAACCGACGGAGTCGCTTCCAGCGGTCGCCGCGTCGCTCCTTGTCCTCCAGCAGTCAGCATTGCACCGATAGCTTTGTGCTCGCTCaaacctctagcatcaacaacaGTAGCCTCTAA